The genomic DNA GAGCGTCTACGAACTCAACCGGCCCGCCCGCCAGCCGCACGTGTTCACGCCCTCCTTCGCCGCCTGGTACTCCGTGGTGCTCCCGGCGCTCGTCTCGGGCGCGACGACGTACTTCCTCAGTTCCTGGGACCCCGAGACGTACCTGGAGATGATCGACGAGCACGACCTGACCAGCGCGCTCTTGGTGCCCACGATGTGGCGGGAGATCCTCAACCTCGACTCGTTCGACGAGTACGACCTGAGTTCGCTGTCGGGGGTGATGTCCGCGGGCGAGGTCCTGAACGCGACGACGCTCAGACGGCTTCGCGAGAACGTCTGCGACGTGGTGAAGAACTCCTACGCGGCGACCGAGGCCTACGCCACGGTGATGGAGAACCCCGAACTCACCGAAGACCGCGTCGAGAGCGTCGGCAAACCGGTCCCCGGCGTCGAGATCCGAATCGTCGACGAGGACGGCACCTACGAGGACGTCAAGCCGACCGGCGAGGTCGGAGAGCTCGCCGTCAGAGCTCCGGACTGTCCGGTGTGGGCCTGGGAGCGCACCCGAAAGACCGAGGAGGTGTTCGAGGACGGCTGGTGGTACTCCGGCGACCTCGGGTACAAGGACGAAGAGGGATTCATCTACCTCGAGGGCCGGACGGACCTGATGATCCTCTCGAAGGGGATCAAGGTCTACCCCGCTCCCGTCGAGGAGCGGCTCAACGCGCACCCCGACGTCAACGAATCGGCGGTCGTCGGCGTCGAGGACGACGAGTACGGCGAGAAGGTCGTCGCGTACGTCTACCCGTCCGACCCCGATCTGACGGCCGAGGAGTTAGACGAGTGGTGTCTCGAGAGCGACGAACTCGCCCGGATGGAGCGTCCCCGGGAGTACCGCTTCGTCGACGAGTCGCTCCCGCGCACCTCGACGGGCAAACTGGACCGGCTGAGCGCGAAAGACGAGTAGAAGCTTTTATATACCACTTTCCGACGGCGCTTGCGACGCGCAACTGGCGGAAACATTTCCCGGATAACACGCCTATTTTACCTAAACCTTAAGTACAATACGTCTCTCCATTAGGCTGCACTACTATGAGCGAACGATCGTGGTCTTTCAGCGACAGTATGGCAGAGGCCGCCGACAAGGCGGGCAGTCCGGTCGAACTTATGCGCGATCTCGGCGTCGGGAAGTTCACCAAGGTCCCCGACGAGATCACCAACTGGATCGAAGAGCAGCGCTCCTGGCGGGAGTCGGTCGCCTTCGCCGACCAGTCGTACCATATGACGGATCACTACGTCGAGGGCCCTGACGCGCTTGACTTCTACCGCGACTACGCCGTCAACAAGTTCGACAACACCGAGCCCGGCAAGGCCAAACAGCTCGTCGTCGCCAACCCCAACGGCAAGTTCATCGGCGACGCGATCTGGTTCCACCTCGAGGAGGACAAGTTCCTGAGCGTCGGCGGCGCGGCCGCGCACAACTGGCTCCAGTACCAGGCCGAGACCGGCGACTACGACCTCGAGGCCGAGATGCAGCCCCGTCCCGTCACGATGGACGAGGACCCCACCTACTACCGGTTCCAGGTACAGGGCCCCAACGCCTACGACCTGATGGAAGAGGTCGCCGACGAGCCGCTGCCGGACCTCGGCTTCTTCAACCACACCACCATCTCCATCCAGGGACACGACGTCAACATCCTCCGCCACGGAATGGCCGGCGAGGCCGGATACGAGTTCTGGGGCCCCTACGGGGAGGGCGAGGAGATCAAGGAGCTCTTCATGGACGCCGGCGAGGAGTACGACATCAAGCACCTCGGCGCCGAGAGCTACCAGACGCCGAACGCGATCCTCGGCTGGATCCCGCTCGTCGTCCCCGCCATCTTCGACGAGGGGATGGAAGACTACCTCGAGTGGCTCGACGTCGGCGACGGCCTGCTCTCGATCGGCGGCAGCTTCGAGTCCGACGACATCACCGACTACTACTTCACGCCCACCGAACTCGGCTACGGCCACATCATCGACACGAACGGCGACTACTGCGGCAGCGAGGCCCTCGCGGCGGAAGCGGGCGACCCCGACCGCGAGAAGGTCACGCTCGTCTGGAACGACGAGGACGTCGTCGACGTCTTCGCGTCGCTGTTCAGCGACGGCCCGACGAAGAAGTTCATGCGGCTCCCGCACCCGCGCTCGTCGGCGTGTCACTACGACACGGTCCTCGACGACGGCGAACAGGTCGGCGTCTCCACGGACAAGTCCTACATCTACAACCAGCGTGAGCTGATCTCGCTGGCCGTCGTCGACAGCGAGTACGCCGAACCCGGCACCGAGGTCTCGCTCGTCTGGGGCGAACCCGAGGACAACACGAACAAGCGGGTCGAACGCCACGAGAAGACCGAGATCCGCGCGACCGTCGCGACGGCACCCTACACCGAAGACAGCCGGTAACTCGGCTCCCGACTGACCACTCCTTACCTCGTCGTCCGGTTCGACGGACGTCTTTCTCGCTTTCTCCTCCGGTTGGTAACTGCAAAGTACCCCAGGCCCGTCGACTGAGGTATGACGCGCGTACTGATCGATCAGGACATCACGCCCACCGACCGACTGCTCGACCGTCTCGACGACGACTGGGAGACGACCGTCGGCATCGACGGGGACGAAGACGCGCTTCTGGAGGTCGTCGACGAGTACGACGCGCTCTTGGTGACTTCCCGCGTCCCGCTCACCCGCGACGTCATCGCGGCGGCCGACCGACTGAAACTGATCGGGAAGCTCGGGACCGGCATCGACTCCGTCGACCTCGACGCCGCGCGGGAGTACGGCGTCACGGTCACGCACACGCCCGGCCACAACGCGCTGTCGGTCGCTGAACACGCCCTCTGTCTCACGCTCGCGTGCGCTCGGCGGCTCCCGACGGCCGAAGCCCTCCTCTCGGAGGGCCGGTGGCGCGACGAGTATCCCCTGGGAACGCGGGTGTCCGGAGCGACCGTCGGTATCGTCGGCTTCGGCAACGTCGGCAAACGGGTCGGCAAACTCCTCTCCGGATTCGACGTCGACGTGCTGGTCTCTGACCCGTACGTGCCGACCATCGACGCGGAACTCGCAGACGCCGACGCCCGCTCGCTCGACGACCTGCTCGAACGGAGCGACTTCGTGATCCTCACGCCGGAACTGACCGACGAGACGCGACATCTCGTCGGTCGGTCGGAACTGGACCGGATGCGAGACGACGCGATACTCGTCAACGTCTCGCGGGGACCCGTCGTCGACGAAGCGGCGCTGGTCGACGCGCTTCGCGCCGAGCAGATCGCCGGCGCGGGCCTCGACGTCTTCGAGACCGAACCCCTTCCCGCCGACTCGCCGCTCCACGCCTTCGACAACGTCGTGACGACGCCACACATCGCCGCGATGACGGGAGAGTGCCGCCGCGGCAACATCGATCAACTCGCCGAAAACGTGACTCGCCTGTCCGCCGGCGACTCGGTCCTCGATCGGTACGTCCCGGTCAGAGTGGAGTGAGCCTACGCGGTCGGATTCCGCTGTGATCCGATTTCCACCATCCGATATACTCGCAATTTCTGACCGAATCCGTCGATCGACTGCTCTAACATAACGGTCGTTCCTGATGAACTGCGCCGCGGCATAAATATAATAAAAGTGCCAAATCCGAAATGACCGTGATTAGATCTTGGGGCGCTCGCCCGCGGTCTGGCTTGCGAGACGGGGTGACCCGGATAAAATAACACAAGTACGCCTGTGATTCTGAGCCGCTGCGATTTCGAGTTACCACGAACTCCGGCGACGCGCTCGACCAACGGCTAGTCTCGCGGGGCGGCTCGCTCCGCCACGACCGGTCCCGTCGACTCGCCCGGCATACTCCTGTACCGCCTTTTCGGCGGTCGCTCGATATTTTGACACCGTTCCCGACGGTCCCGCGGACGATAACGATCTATCATTTCACTCGGTCCGATATGCGCGCAACACACCGAGAGCAGATTCCCGGCTCTCTCTGGGTCTTTTATCGGTGTGAAGCCGTGTCGCCCCGCTCGGAGCGCGCGGCCGACGCGTCGAACCGACCGGTGATCCGATGGGGCGATTCTCCGGTCGTACGCCGATCTCCGTCCGGAAAAACCGGAATGTTCAACTGTTCTCGTGGCCTCTCGTCGGTATGCCCACTGACCGCACGCCGCTCACCACCGTCGCGCGGGCGTTCGAGATCCTGAGCCTGCTCTGGGAACTGGACGGCGCCGGCCCCTCCGAGGTCGCCGCGCGGTTGGACCTCCCGGACAGCACCGTGTACGACTACCTCCGCTCGCTGAACGACACGCCGTACGTCTCCCGCGACGACGGGGAGTACCACCTCAGTTCGTACTTCATCACCATCGGCGGGAAGATGAAGTACCGCAACCGCCTCTACCAGGTCGCGAAGCCGGAGATGAAACGGGTCGTCTCCGAGACCGACGAACTCGTCGGACTGACGATCGAGAGCGAGGGACGTGCCCTGGTGTATCACCAGGAGGAGGGTCGGCAGGCTCTGAACCTGGGCACGTACTCCGGGGCGACCACCCCGCTTCACACCGTGGCCACCGGGAAAGCCATCCTCGCGTACCTCCCCGACGCGCGGATCGACGAGATCATCGAGCAGCGGGGACTCGAGAAGCGGACCGACCAGACGATCACCGACCCCGAGGTTCTGAAGGCGGAACTCGAACAGATCCGCGAGGACGGGTACGCCATCGACTGGGACGAGCAGGTCATCGGAATGGGGATGGCGGCGGTCCCGATCATCATCGACGAGGAGATCCTCGGGTCGTTCGGGATCGTCGTCCCGACCGGTCGGATCCGGGACTCGACCTACCAGGAGGAGATCGTCCAGAAGCTCCAGGAGATGACGAACAAGGTCACGATCAACTACCAGTACGGAAACTGACGCCCTCTCATACTGATTACTCTCGTCTCTTCCCGCCGAGCGCCGGCAACGGTGGTGGCGCTCGCCCGTCTTCGCGGCGTCGGATCCGAGTCCGGGCGACCGTCGCCGTCACGCGGGTCCGCGACGACGGTCGTTGGGGTGCCTGATTCTGGTTCCCGGACTCGGGTGGGTTCCCGGCTGCTGTTTCCACGGTCGCTCGGTGTGCCCGGTGTCTTTCGTCAGTCGTCGCCGAGGGCCGTTCTCACCGCTTCGGGCAGTTCCTGCGGCTCGTTGTCCGCCTTCGAGACGCAGACGTGCCGTTCGTCGCCGGTGAAGAGCGCGTTGCCGTCGGCGTCGCGCCCCGTCAACTCCATTCCGAGGCTCTTGGTACCGAGGTCCGGTTCCACGCTCACCGTGACCACGTCGCCGACGGTCACGGGACGGTCGAAGTCGGTGTCCATCGACACGATCGGCAGGTGGACGCCGTACTCCTCGGGGATGTCCCAGTAGGCCACGCCGCGGTCGTCCATGAGCTCCTCGCCGGCGCGGTGCATCGCGTCGACGAGGTTCGGATAGTAGGCGATACCGTGGGGATCGGCGTCTCCCCAGGCGCACTTCCATTCGTACTCGAACATCACTTCGGCATCTCATTACCCGTATAAATATTTTACTTAGCCCGTCTCGAACCAGTCGATTCGAACGACACGTCGGACGCGACACAACAGTTATCAGCGAGGGAGCGCGTCTCACGTTCAGAGATGAGCGAATCAACTCTCGCTGACGTCCTCCGGTCTAGCGGCTCGGCCGTGGACCTGCTCCGGAGTCGCGGGGGCGGTTGGGCCGGCTTTCCGAACGTCCCTGACGAGCACACCCACTGGATCGAGGAGCAGCGGGCCTGGGCCGAGACGTGCTCCCTCGCGGACCAGTCCCACCACATGGTCGACTACTGGGTCGAGGGTCCCGACGCGATCGACCTGTTCGCCGACCTCGGGGTCAACGCTTTCGACGGCTTCGAGCCCGGGACGGCCAAACAGTTCGTCGTCGCGAACCCCGACGGCTACTTCATCGGCGACGGCATCCTGCTTTATCTCGACCGCGAGCGGTTGGCGCTCGTCGGCCCGCCGCAGACGTCCAACTGGGTCCAGTACCACGTCGAGACCGGCGACTACGACGTTCGGACCGAGCGCGACGAGACGTCGGGCGTCCGTGACGGGCCGCCCGCGAACTACCGGTATCAGTTACAGGGTCCGAACGCCGTCGACCTGATGGCGGAAGTGACCGACCACCCCCTCCCGGACCTCGACTTCTTCCACTTCGACGACGTCAGCATCGACGGCCGCGAGGTGACGCTCCTGCGTCACGGGATGGCCGGCGAGGCCGGCTTCGAGTTCTGGGGCCCCTGGGAGGACTCGGAGGCGATACGCTCGACGATCCTCGAGGCAGGCGAAGAGCGGGGTATCCGACGCCTGGGCGCGAGGAGCTACGGGAGTTCCGCCGTCGTCTCCGGGTGGGTCGGGATGCCGCTGCCCGCCGTCTACGACAGCGACGCGATGGCCGGCTACCGCGAGTGGCTCAGCGCACGCAGCCTCGAAGCGCACTACTCGATCGCCGGGAGCCTCGACGCCGACGACGTCACAGACTACTACGTGACGCCGATCGAACTGGGCTACGAACGCCTGATCGATTTCGATCACGACTTCGTCGGGCGGGAGGCGCTGGCGGCCGAGGCCGAAGCGCCCTCCCGAACGCTCGTCACGTTGGAGTGGGCCGACGAGGACGTCGTCGACGTCTTCGCGTCGCTCTTCGAGGACGAACCCGCGAAGTTCCTCGACCTGCCGGTCCCGTGGCGCTCGACGTCGCACCACGACGCAGTCCGCGACGGCGACGACCCCGTCGGCACGTCGATGTGGGCGGCCTACACCTACAACGAGCGGACGGTGATCTCGCTCGCGGTCGTCGACCGCGCGGTCGCCGATCCGGGCACCGAACTCACGCTCGTCTGGGGCGAACCCGACGGCCGTCGGAACCCCGCCGTCGAACGCCACTCACGCACGGAGATTTCGACCACCGTCGCACCCGTGCCCTACACCACGGACAACCGTTAACACACCCTGAATACCGGTTAACACGTCCTAGACACCAGTTGACACACCATGGATACCAGTCGACATACGACGAGCAGCAGTCGATATCACGGCAGACAACCGCTGATGCCGTCGAACGGCCGGCCCCGACGAGCTTCGTTCAGGGTGCGCCTCGTCCTCGGACCCCGAAGCGCAAGACAACTTTTATCACCCACTCGCCAGTTATTAGAACCAATGAGCGGATTCACAGCGGACGGTCCGTCCGGCGGAACCACCACTATCGATCGCACCGGGACGACGAACGGGGCCTCTAGCCCGGAGGTCCGTCGATGACGACCAGTCAGCGCTCCTCGGCGGCGGCCGGCACGGCGGCCGCGCTCCTCGAATCGCCGCGGTTCGAGCTGATGCCGTTCGACAGCTTCGACGACGAGATCGAGCACCTCCCGGACGGGGCGACGATCACGATCACCGCCTCGCCGCAGCTGGAACTCGGGGCGACGATCGACGCCGCAGAGCGCGCCGCAGAGCGGGGATACGAGGTCGTGCCCCACGTGTCGGCGCGGTACGTCCGCGATTCGGAGCACCTCGCGGAGATCTGCGAGCGGCTGAAGGCCGCCGGCATCGAGGACCTTTTCGTGCCGGGAGGCGACCGCGAGGAGCCGATCGGCGAGTTCGCGTCCGCCTACGACATGCTCGTCGCACTCGACGACCTCGAGTACGAGTTCGAGGAGATCGGGATCACGGGCTACCCCGAGGGACACGAGTTCATCGACGACGAGACGCTCGCGGAGGCGATGAAAGAGAAGGCCCCCTACGCGACGTACATCGCCACGCAACTGTGCTACGATCCCGACACCATCCTCGAGTGGATCGAGACGGTCCGCGACCGGGGCGTCGACCTCCCCATCGAAGTCGGCATCCCGGGCGTGATGAAGTACGAGAAGCTCCTGAGTATCTCCCAGAAGGTCGGCGTCGGCGACTCGGTCCGGTTCCTGAAGAAGACGACCGGACTCGTTGGGTTCGTCAAGCAGTTCATCGGCTCGAGGGGTCGGTACCGCCCCGACGAGCTGGTCGACGGACTGGCACCGTACGCCGACGATCCGACCTGCAACATCCGCGGCCTCCACGTCTACACGTTCAATCAGGTCCCCGACACCGAGGAGTGGCGGACGGGGCGGCTACAGTAGCCTCCGTCGGATCCGTTTCGGGGGTCCGCTCCTCCGGATGGCACCTCGCGTTCCGTGAAGCCCGGATCCACCGGCCTGACGCTGGCACCGACCCGCTGGATGCGGTCCGTGGGCCGGGGCGACGTCTCCGGCCCGGATCGACAGCGGTCACCGAGTAGACAAAAGGGTTATACTGGTCGGGGAAGACGTCACGGTAAGGAACCAGAATGAGTGAGAACATCTCACACCTTCCGAACGGGTCGGGTTCGGATCGGAAGCCAGACGCCCGTCGGACGGGAGGGAGGTAATATGCTGTCGGTCGAGGGACTCACGAAGAAGTTCGACTCGGTCGTCGCCGTCGACGACGTAGATATGGAGCTCCGCTCCGGCGAGATCCACGGGCTCATCGGGCCGAACGGCGCGGGGAAGACGACGACGGTCAACCTCATCACGGGCGAGTTGACCCCGACGAGCGGAACGATCGAGTTCGACGGGACCGACCTCGTCGGCCGCTCGCCCTCCGCGATCGCCCGACAGGGGATCGGCCGGTCGTTTCAGGTCGTCCAGTACTTCCCCGAAATGACCGTCAGGGAGCATCTGCGTCTCGCCGTCCGCGACTCGACGGAGACCGTCAGGAGCGTCTTCAACCGAGAGGAGGACTACGAGCCACAGATTCGGGCGGTCGCCGAGCGAGTCCACCTCGAAGACGACCTCGACACGGTCGCGAAGAACCTCGCGCACGGAAAAAAGCGCTTCCTGGACATCGCGATGGTCCTCGGGATGGACTCTCGGGTCATCCTCTTCGACGAACCCGCCGCCGGGCTCAACCAGTCCGAGACCGACGAGGTCAAAGAGATACTGGAGAGCCTCCGCGGCGAGTACACGGTCCTGATCGTCGAGCACGACGTCGACCTCGTGCGCTCGATCTCCGACCGGATCACCGTCCTGCACAACGGAGCGGTTCTCACCACTGACACGCCAGAAAACGTCGTCGAGAACCCGCAGGTCAAGGAGGTGTATCTCGGTGAGTGAACTGCTCTCCGTCGAGGACCTCAACGCGTTCTACGGCGACAGCCAGGTCCTCTTCGACGTCTCGATCGGACTCGGGACGAACGACGTCGTCGGCATCTTCGGCCGGAACGGCATGGGCAAGACGACGCTCTTGAACAGCCTCGTGAACCGGATCGACCGGAAGACCGGCACCGTCACGTACCGCGGGCAGGACGTCTCCGCGTGGTCTCCCCACGAGATCATCCGAGAGGGCATCGCGTACGTGCCCGAAGAGCGTGAGATCTACCCCGCGCTCTCGGTTCGCGAGAACCTCGAACTGGCGATGACGTCGGACATCGACGACGACACCCGTGAGGAACGGATTCAGAACGTCTTCACGCAGTTCGAACGGCTCGGCGAACGACGGAACCAGCGCGGCGGGACGTTGAGCGGCGGCGAACAGCAGATGCTCGCGATCGGACGCGCGCTGGTCACCGATCCGGACCTGCTCCTCCTCGACGAGCCGACGGAGGGGCTGGCACCGACGATCATCGACGACGTCGTCGAGATCCTCGAGTCGCTGGTGACGGGCGACCGGGCGGTGCTGATCGTCGAACAGAACATCAATCGGATGCTCCCGCTCATCGACCGCGGCTATATGATCCAGACCGGCCGGATCGTCGAGGAGGGCGATTCCGAGCACCTCAGCGACGAGGAGATCCACGACAAGTACCTGACGGTGTAACGGTCTCCGCCCGCACTCACGGCGTCTCCCAACCGGGCCGAAGGATTCTCACGCGACCGGAAGGACCGCGTTCGGCGGTACACCTTCCCGATCTGAAAACCGGCCCATTTCGGCGCTGCGTGGCCGCGTACCGTCGTTCGGCTTACAAAAATTATATTATGATGTGGATTATCCCGTATAGTGTGTTATCGATGACGAACAATACCTCGCACAGTAGTCGAGTGCCCAACTACTACCGCCCGGACGCCCATCTCGTGTAACGGCTATGTTAGAAATTCCTCTCATAACCACTGAGAACTTCATTACCTACGCACTGAACGGCCTGAGTCGGGGGATGATCATCTTTCTGGTGGCCAGCGGACTCTCGCTGATCTTCGGATTGATCGGCCTCATCAACTTCGCTCACGGGGCGATGTTAGCGCTGGGTGGATACGGCACGTACGTCGTGATCCAGGCGACGGGGAACTTCTGGCTCGGACTCGTGGTCTCCGTCCTGCTCGTCTCGCTTCTGGGGCTCGCCCTGGAACGGAAGGTCCTCTACTGGATCTACGACGAGCCGCTGCTCGGGTTCCTCTCGACGTTCGGCATCGGGCTGGTCATCGAAGAGGCGCTCGCCGTGTACTTCGGGAGCCGGTCGTACACGGTTCAATCGCCGCTTTCTCAGTCGGTAGAGGTGCTCGGCGTGAGCTATCCGTCCTATCGCCTGTTCGTGATTCTCGTCGGGGCCGCCGTCGCCCTCGGGGTCGGCCTGGTCCTCGTGAAAACGCGTCTGGGGCTGGAGATCCACGCGACGGCGAACATGCAATCGACGGCCGAGATCCTCGGCGTCGACACCGCGCGGATCTACACGATCACGTTCGTCCTCGGGACCGCGCTCGCGGCGCTCGCCGGCGCCCTCACCGCACCGATCACGTCGATGTACCCCACGATCGGCCTCGACTACATCACGATGGCGTTTCTCGTCATCATCGTCGGCGGGATGGGGAGTTTCAAGGGGTCGTTCGTCGTCAGTATGATCGTCGGACAGGTCATCGCCTTCGGCTGGCTGGTGCTCTCGCCGACGTACGTCCGTATCCTCGTCTTCGCGGCGGCGATGGTGTTCATCCTGTACAAGCCGCGTGGCTTCTTCGGTAAAGCGGAGGTGCACGAATGAGCGACAGACTGTCGGACGTTCGGGACGTCGCTCGGGGACTGCCTCGACGGCCCCTGCTCGCGGTCGGCGTGCTACTGCTGCTCGCCGTCCCGTTCCTGTTCCCCGGGCAGTCGGACCTCGCGACCGAGGCGCTCATCTTCGGCCTCTTCGCCATCTCGGTCGACATCGTGCTCGGCTACGCCGGACTGCTCTCGCTCGCGCCGGCGGCCTTCTTCGGGCTGGGCGCGTACACGGTCGCCAAGCTCGTCGTCGACTACGGACAGTCGTTCTGGCTCGGATTTCCCCTCGCGATCGTTCTCGCGCTCATCCTGGCGTTCGTCGTCGGCTACGTCCCGATCAAGCGTCGGATCGGCAACGTCTACTTCGTGCTGTTCACCCTCGCGTTCGGGGCGATCGTCCACGACTTCTTCTTCGTCACGACGTGGCTGACCGGTGGCTCCGACGGGCTCGGCTTCTTCGGCCCGCCGGAGGTTCTGGGGATCGACCTCGGCGGTAGCACCGCGTACTACTACCTCACGCTCGGTGCCGTCGCGACCGTCGGGTACGGGCTGTACGTCCTGATCAAGAGCGACTACGGTGACGTTCTCCACGCGACGCGACAGAACGAACTCCGGATGCGGTATCTCGGCTACGACACGAACC from Halobellus limi includes the following:
- a CDS encoding acyl-CoA thioesterase, which gives rise to MFEYEWKCAWGDADPHGIAYYPNLVDAMHRAGEELMDDRGVAYWDIPEEYGVHLPIVSMDTDFDRPVTVGDVVTVSVEPDLGTKSLGMELTGRDADGNALFTGDERHVCVSKADNEPQELPEAVRTALGDD
- a CDS encoding aminomethyltransferase family protein, with product MSESTLADVLRSSGSAVDLLRSRGGGWAGFPNVPDEHTHWIEEQRAWAETCSLADQSHHMVDYWVEGPDAIDLFADLGVNAFDGFEPGTAKQFVVANPDGYFIGDGILLYLDRERLALVGPPQTSNWVQYHVETGDYDVRTERDETSGVRDGPPANYRYQLQGPNAVDLMAEVTDHPLPDLDFFHFDDVSIDGREVTLLRHGMAGEAGFEFWGPWEDSEAIRSTILEAGEERGIRRLGARSYGSSAVVSGWVGMPLPAVYDSDAMAGYREWLSARSLEAHYSIAGSLDADDVTDYYVTPIELGYERLIDFDHDFVGREALAAEAEAPSRTLVTLEWADEDVVDVFASLFEDEPAKFLDLPVPWRSTSHHDAVRDGDDPVGTSMWAAYTYNERTVISLAVVDRAVADPGTELTLVWGEPDGRRNPAVERHSRTEISTTVAPVPYTTDNR
- a CDS encoding aminomethyltransferase family protein — translated: MSERSWSFSDSMAEAADKAGSPVELMRDLGVGKFTKVPDEITNWIEEQRSWRESVAFADQSYHMTDHYVEGPDALDFYRDYAVNKFDNTEPGKAKQLVVANPNGKFIGDAIWFHLEEDKFLSVGGAAAHNWLQYQAETGDYDLEAEMQPRPVTMDEDPTYYRFQVQGPNAYDLMEEVADEPLPDLGFFNHTTISIQGHDVNILRHGMAGEAGYEFWGPYGEGEEIKELFMDAGEEYDIKHLGAESYQTPNAILGWIPLVVPAIFDEGMEDYLEWLDVGDGLLSIGGSFESDDITDYYFTPTELGYGHIIDTNGDYCGSEALAAEAGDPDREKVTLVWNDEDVVDVFASLFSDGPTKKFMRLPHPRSSACHYDTVLDDGEQVGVSTDKSYIYNQRELISLAVVDSEYAEPGTEVSLVWGEPEDNTNKRVERHEKTEIRATVATAPYTEDSR
- a CDS encoding ABC transporter ATP-binding protein, with protein sequence MLSVEGLTKKFDSVVAVDDVDMELRSGEIHGLIGPNGAGKTTTVNLITGELTPTSGTIEFDGTDLVGRSPSAIARQGIGRSFQVVQYFPEMTVREHLRLAVRDSTETVRSVFNREEDYEPQIRAVAERVHLEDDLDTVAKNLAHGKKRFLDIAMVLGMDSRVILFDEPAAGLNQSETDEVKEILESLRGEYTVLIVEHDVDLVRSISDRITVLHNGAVLTTDTPENVVENPQVKEVYLGE
- a CDS encoding branched-chain amino acid ABC transporter permease, coding for MLEIPLITTENFITYALNGLSRGMIIFLVASGLSLIFGLIGLINFAHGAMLALGGYGTYVVIQATGNFWLGLVVSVLLVSLLGLALERKVLYWIYDEPLLGFLSTFGIGLVIEEALAVYFGSRSYTVQSPLSQSVEVLGVSYPSYRLFVILVGAAVALGVGLVLVKTRLGLEIHATANMQSTAEILGVDTARIYTITFVLGTALAALAGALTAPITSMYPTIGLDYITMAFLVIIVGGMGSFKGSFVVSMIVGQVIAFGWLVLSPTYVRILVFAAAMVFILYKPRGFFGKAEVHE
- a CDS encoding methylenetetrahydrofolate reductase, whose product is MTTSQRSSAAAGTAAALLESPRFELMPFDSFDDEIEHLPDGATITITASPQLELGATIDAAERAAERGYEVVPHVSARYVRDSEHLAEICERLKAAGIEDLFVPGGDREEPIGEFASAYDMLVALDDLEYEFEEIGITGYPEGHEFIDDETLAEAMKEKAPYATYIATQLCYDPDTILEWIETVRDRGVDLPIEVGIPGVMKYEKLLSISQKVGVGDSVRFLKKTTGLVGFVKQFIGSRGRYRPDELVDGLAPYADDPTCNIRGLHVYTFNQVPDTEEWRTGRLQ
- a CDS encoding ABC transporter ATP-binding protein, producing the protein MSELLSVEDLNAFYGDSQVLFDVSIGLGTNDVVGIFGRNGMGKTTLLNSLVNRIDRKTGTVTYRGQDVSAWSPHEIIREGIAYVPEEREIYPALSVRENLELAMTSDIDDDTREERIQNVFTQFERLGERRNQRGGTLSGGEQQMLAIGRALVTDPDLLLLDEPTEGLAPTIIDDVVEILESLVTGDRAVLIVEQNINRMLPLIDRGYMIQTGRIVEEGDSEHLSDEEIHDKYLTV
- a CDS encoding NAD(P)-dependent oxidoreductase, producing MTRVLIDQDITPTDRLLDRLDDDWETTVGIDGDEDALLEVVDEYDALLVTSRVPLTRDVIAAADRLKLIGKLGTGIDSVDLDAAREYGVTVTHTPGHNALSVAEHALCLTLACARRLPTAEALLSEGRWRDEYPLGTRVSGATVGIVGFGNVGKRVGKLLSGFDVDVLVSDPYVPTIDAELADADARSLDDLLERSDFVILTPELTDETRHLVGRSELDRMRDDAILVNVSRGPVVDEAALVDALRAEQIAGAGLDVFETEPLPADSPLHAFDNVVTTPHIAAMTGECRRGNIDQLAENVTRLSAGDSVLDRYVPVRVE
- a CDS encoding class I adenylate-forming enzyme family protein, producing the protein MHHTSTVEVPPIKDLSRIAAENNPDKVAFGNGVDGETMTWSEFDRRSNQAANAFREHVGQGDRIALLCENSLEHTVLWNGGLKTGCTVSNLHVRASPNTLKGVIDSFRPRALVVDEETSEFFEERLREKIDTDLDVIVNVGEAQTDYEESFEPFLEGQSTADPDVRVREEDTAVVMWTSGTTGEPKGWCHTNRGLYFRANTLVSVYELNRPARQPHVFTPSFAAWYSVVLPALVSGATTYFLSSWDPETYLEMIDEHDLTSALLVPTMWREILNLDSFDEYDLSSLSGVMSAGEVLNATTLRRLRENVCDVVKNSYAATEAYATVMENPELTEDRVESVGKPVPGVEIRIVDEDGTYEDVKPTGEVGELAVRAPDCPVWAWERTRKTEEVFEDGWWYSGDLGYKDEEGFIYLEGRTDLMILSKGIKVYPAPVEERLNAHPDVNESAVVGVEDDEYGEKVVAYVYPSDPDLTAEELDEWCLESDELARMERPREYRFVDESLPRTSTGKLDRLSAKDE
- a CDS encoding branched-chain amino acid ABC transporter permease, whose product is MSDRLSDVRDVARGLPRRPLLAVGVLLLLAVPFLFPGQSDLATEALIFGLFAISVDIVLGYAGLLSLAPAAFFGLGAYTVAKLVVDYGQSFWLGFPLAIVLALILAFVVGYVPIKRRIGNVYFVLFTLAFGAIVHDFFFVTTWLTGGSDGLGFFGPPEVLGIDLGGSTAYYYLTLGAVATVGYGLYVLIKSDYGDVLHATRQNELRMRYLGYDTNRELMIAWLVSAAVSAFAGAVYVGLVGIASPSLVSFALTGDVIIWIIVGGTGTLLGPFAAAIGLVFTQELLQNLWQGGYRLLLGVLFVVFVFVLPDGLVGLLRGDE
- a CDS encoding IclR family transcriptional regulator, whose protein sequence is MPTDRTPLTTVARAFEILSLLWELDGAGPSEVAARLDLPDSTVYDYLRSLNDTPYVSRDDGEYHLSSYFITIGGKMKYRNRLYQVAKPEMKRVVSETDELVGLTIESEGRALVYHQEEGRQALNLGTYSGATTPLHTVATGKAILAYLPDARIDEIIEQRGLEKRTDQTITDPEVLKAELEQIREDGYAIDWDEQVIGMGMAAVPIIIDEEILGSFGIVVPTGRIRDSTYQEEIVQKLQEMTNKVTINYQYGN